The Bacillus sp. NEB1478 genome contains the following window.
ATGTGAACCAATACATTGTAAAGGAGTGAAGGTGAATGAAAATCACAGGAATTGAACCGACGCCAAGCCCCAATTCAATGAAGATTAATCTCGATGAAACATTGCCTGGAACTGAACGCTATAACTATACAAAAGATAATGCAAAAGGTGCTCCTGAATTCATACGTGAAATGTTAAAGATAGAAGGTGTAAAAAGCATCTACCATGTTGCTGACTTTATAGCGCTCGATCGAAATCCAAGATCAAAATGGGAAGATGTTTTAGCTGGTGTCAGAAAGGTTTTTGGTCAGGAAGAAGAACACTCAGATGCTGATACAGTTACCGAAAAAGAGGATGAAATCACTGAGATCATGGTTCTTATCCAAATGTTCAGAGGACTTCCTATGCAAATTAAATTAAAGACAGAAAAAGAAGAAAGACGAGTGGGGCTGCCTGAAAGATTTACGAAAGCAGCATTAAAAGCACAAGAAGCTTCTGATAACTTAGTGATGGAGCGGCAATGGGAAGAGCAAGGTGTTCGCTATGGCACTTTTGAGCAAGTTGGGAATGAAGTAGCAGAAGAACTAGCAGCTGTTTTTCCGCAAGAAAGACTGGACCAATTAGTCGAACAGGCTTTTAATAAAAACCAGACAGTTGAAGATGAGGAACAAGTTTCAAAATCGGAAGTAGCTGAAAAACTGCAGGACAGTGACTGGCAAACACGATATGCCGCATTGGAACGTATGAATCCTGCTATAGAAGATATTATGATTCTAAAACAAGCTCTAAAAGACGAAAAGCCTTCAATTAGAAGACTTGCAGTTGTTTATTTAGGGATGATTGAGGAAGAAGCGGTGCTTCCGCTTCTATACTTAGCCTTATCAGATAAAAATGTTTCGGTTAGACGAACGGCGGGGGATGCGCTCTCAGATATCGGTAATGCTAAAGCTATTCCAGTAATGTGTGATGCCCTTTCAGATAAAAATAAACTTGTCCGCTGGCGCGCTGCTCGTTTTCTCTTCGAAGTAGGGGACGAATCTGCAGTTCCCGCATTAAAAGCAGCACAAGATGACCCTGAATTTGAAGTTTCTCTGCAAATAAAAATAGCACTAGAACGAATTCAAAGCGGCGAAGAAGCCGCAGGAACAGTATGGCAGCAAATGACAAAAAGCCGCGAATAAACGCGGCTTTTTTTATTGAGAAATACCTGACTCGGTAATAGTTACATTATATTTTACTTTGATATCTAAGTCTTGATAATTATTTTTCCATCCTTTTTGATCAAATGCACGTGTTCTCGAACGAACATGTTCTCCAACTCCAATCGGATCAATATTTAGTTTTTGAAATTTGGCGATAAGCTTCTGGCCATCTCTATTTAATTTTTTTTCGATATTTCTTTCAATTCCTTTAATTACTTTTGGATCTCCAGCATTCACTTTTGTATATTCAGTAAGTCTTCCTTTTACATTAATATTTAGCGTTACATGATGATGCGGCTTAGAGCGGATGTCATAACGGACCTTACTTTTAAGGATTTCTAGATTCCCTTTATACTTTTTAGAAGTAAATTGATAACTGCCCTCATTTAAATTTTGATACAAAGTTTTGAATGGAAGAAGATGTTCTTCATCTATTGTTCCAACCATTTTATCCTTTTGAAAGAGAGCTAAACCTTTGATTTTTACAGAGTCTTTTCTACGAGACAAAAAGGGAAGGATGGGATCCATGCAATCTGAAAAATAAGCATATAAAAAATTATGGAAATTTAAATGCGGTAAGTTTGAATAGTCCTCATTTTGCTTTATGAGGCTGCTATAAAAGTTCCCATCATGATTTGACAGATTGTTATCTACCGTTAAAATTTCTTTTGTGTTTTCTTTCGTGATGGCGAGGTAGATGGCTCTGCCCACGCCCGGATCCCTCTGAATCATATCCAGCGTATCCATTATTCCCTCTTTAGCGATTTCCTCACTGAACAAAACCGTATTCAATTTTCCTACGAAGATAGGTCTTGCTACCATTTCATTTAATTCTGCTCTTACCTCCTTTGCGGTTTCACCCGCAGCGGTGAGATCTTTCATTTTAAACGTTTGCTCATCAATATAGATGGGATAGAGGATAGTTCCTGAAATATTGGCTTTTTGTGAATATTTATCAAATCCGAGTGAGCGGACCATCGTAATATCATCTAATACTTCTTTTTCTGTATTACAAGCGGTTAAGAAGAACAAACACAATAATATAGAGAGGTATTTCTTCATTGTTTCTCTCCTTTTTTCATTAAGCTAATGATAAAGAGAAGGGGGATATAGGCATATAACAAATAAAACCCAAACTTACCGATTATATTATTAAGTTCATCAACTTTAAAGCGAGTCGTAAAAACAGCAGGCGTAATAAATAAAATGAAAGACAAAGGGATTAATGCAATTCTTTGCTTGATATCAAACATTCTATTTAGGCCTCTGCTAGACGTCCAAAGTGCCAAAGCAAGATTAATTAAAACAACGATTGCAAAAAATGCGATTCCAATATATTCAAATCGTTCCAAGACCGGGAGAGTAACAATTTTCCATTCTTGAAGAGTTGGCCATGTTAAACCTTGTAATTGCTTCGGACTAAAATACATAAGGGTAGAAATCGTCGTCAGCAGATAAATAAAGGTTGTAGTAGCTGCTCCAAAATGTGCCCATTTTTGTGCTTTCTCAGTTTCTTCCAAATATGGATAATAAGCGAACAAATATTCAATCCCAAGAAAACTCAATGCCATGAC
Protein-coding sequences here:
- a CDS encoding conserved virulence factor C family protein, giving the protein MKITGIEPTPSPNSMKINLDETLPGTERYNYTKDNAKGAPEFIREMLKIEGVKSIYHVADFIALDRNPRSKWEDVLAGVRKVFGQEEEHSDADTVTEKEDEITEIMVLIQMFRGLPMQIKLKTEKEERRVGLPERFTKAALKAQEASDNLVMERQWEEQGVRYGTFEQVGNEVAEELAAVFPQERLDQLVEQAFNKNQTVEDEEQVSKSEVAEKLQDSDWQTRYAALERMNPAIEDIMILKQALKDEKPSIRRLAVVYLGMIEEEAVLPLLYLALSDKNVSVRRTAGDALSDIGNAKAIPVMCDALSDKNKLVRWRAARFLFEVGDESAVPALKAAQDDPEFEVSLQIKIALERIQSGEEAAGTVWQQMTKSRE
- a CDS encoding Ger(x)C family spore germination protein; translated protein: MKKYLSILLCLFFLTACNTEKEVLDDITMVRSLGFDKYSQKANISGTILYPIYIDEQTFKMKDLTAAGETAKEVRAELNEMVARPIFVGKLNTVLFSEEIAKEGIMDTLDMIQRDPGVGRAIYLAITKENTKEILTVDNNLSNHDGNFYSSLIKQNEDYSNLPHLNFHNFLYAYFSDCMDPILPFLSRRKDSVKIKGLALFQKDKMVGTIDEEHLLPFKTLYQNLNEGSYQFTSKKYKGNLEILKSKVRYDIRSKPHHHVTLNINVKGRLTEYTKVNAGDPKVIKGIERNIEKKLNRDGQKLIAKFQKLNIDPIGVGEHVRSRTRAFDQKGWKNNYQDLDIKVKYNVTITESGISQ